In the genome of Limnochordia bacterium, the window ACTAGATGTACGGGATGTTATCAAAGTGAAAATAAGGAGGTGAAAGAATGTTAAGACTATCCGTATGTGTCGAAATGTTGTTTCGGGAATGTAAGTTTCTCGAAAGGATTAGTAAAGTTGCAGAACTTGGTATCCCTGGGTTTGAATTCTGGGGGATTGCAGACAAGGATCTGGCAGGGATTGCGAAACTAAGGGATGAGCTAGACTTAACCTTGGTGGGCATGGTGGGTACCTCACAGCCTTTGACGGATCCTAACAATATGGATGCAGCTATTGTAGAACTAAAACAAAACATAGCCATAGCCCAGGATATCCGTTGTCAGAGCTTGATTGTCACCTCTGGCCCCCAGCAACCTAACGTGGAACCACAGGTGCAACATGATACTATCGTTGACATTCTTAAAGCTGTTGCACCAAGTGCAGAAACAGCTAACATTACCATCGTGCTAGAACCACTAAACACAATAGTCAACCATCCAGGAACCTACCTTAGTTCGTCCTTCGAAGGGTACGACATTATTCGCGAAGTGGGCAGTTCAAAGGTTAAACTTCTCTTTGATATCTACCACCAACAGATTACCGAGGGTAATATCATCGCGAATATCACAGAACACATGGAATTAATCGGGCACTTCCATCTGGCTGATGTACCGGGACGTCGGGAACCGGGTACTGGAGAGCTAAATTACGCCAACATCTTTAAGGCCATCGCTGACAGTGATTACCAAGGTTATGTTGGCTGTGAGTTTAGTCCCTCGGGCACAAGTGTACAAGCCTTAGAGTATATCAAGACACTTCTGTAGAAAAGGGAGAGGATCATATGAGTGATTATAAACTACGGGCCGGTGTTGTTGGAGTAGGTAACATTGGTCAATCTGCCCACCTTCCCGCCTATAGCAAAAACCCCGATACACAGCTTGTTGCTATTTGCGATATTGACGAGAAACGCTTGGCGATGATCGGGGAACGGTATGGCATTAGCAAAGAACATCAGTATACCGACTATCGAAAGATGTATGCAACGGAGAATCTGGATGTTGTAAGCATCGGTACACCCACGTATCTTCACTATGCGCAAACCATGGACGCACTAGATGCCAAGATCCATGTTATGTGCGAGAAGCCGATGGCCATGAATGTACAAGAGACTGTAGAAATGGTAAGAAAAGCTGAAGCGGCTGGGCTAGTGCTGAGTATTGGGTTTAATAATCGGTTTCGTCTTGATTCGTCTACATTAAAATCATATATAGACAACGGACTATTCGGCGATATCTATTACGCCAAGGCCGGTTGGCTCCGCCGCCGGGGAAATCCCCATGGTTGGTTCACCAAGAAGGAACTCTCCGGTGGAGGTCCTTTGATCGACTGTGGGGTTCACTCTTTGGATCTGGCCCATTGGTTAATGGGACAGCCCCAGCCTGTCTCTGTTTTAGCATCAACCTACTGTAAATTCGGTGATTA includes:
- a CDS encoding TIM barrel protein, translating into MLRLSVCVEMLFRECKFLERISKVAELGIPGFEFWGIADKDLAGIAKLRDELDLTLVGMVGTSQPLTDPNNMDAAIVELKQNIAIAQDIRCQSLIVTSGPQQPNVEPQVQHDTIVDILKAVAPSAETANITIVLEPLNTIVNHPGTYLSSSFEGYDIIREVGSSKVKLLFDIYHQQITEGNIIANITEHMELIGHFHLADVPGRREPGTGELNYANIFKAIADSDYQGYVGCEFSPSGTSVQALEYIKTLL
- a CDS encoding Gfo/Idh/MocA family oxidoreductase, which codes for MSDYKLRAGVVGVGNIGQSAHLPAYSKNPDTQLVAICDIDEKRLAMIGERYGISKEHQYTDYRKMYATENLDVVSIGTPTYLHYAQTMDALDAKIHVMCEKPMAMNVQETVEMVRKAEAAGLVLSIGFNNRFRLDSSTLKSYIDNGLFGDIYYAKAGWLRRRGNPHGWFTKKELSGGGPLIDCGVHSLDLAHWLMGQPQPVSVLASTYCKFGDYHVEGIGQYWAMSGNEEGVFDTEDLAAAMIKFDNGATMMFDVSWALNGRDTGIYVQVYGDQAGANLSPFEIYGQLGNNLVDMQPMLNLSVNAQEAKVANFVDAIKGEAKLLCAGREAIVIAQIIDAIYESGETGKAVTVEKIEL